The DNA sequence GCTCAATATCTTCCTCACATCTTCCTTTGCCTTTGCAGATAGCTGAGGCATGGAATCCATAAGGGCAGGGTTCTCCACCACTCTGCAACTAGTTCCTCTCCCAAGAATATCATTCAGTCTCTTGTACCTCTTGTTCAAATCATTGAACTTATCCTCGCACTGCTGTGGTGAAACATGACAACCTCTACTGATCATGATCTTTGAAACAGTTTTCCACTTGCCCTTCTTCTGGAGAATCCCGGCTTTCCTCCTAAATCCCTCCTCAGCAGCCCCATCATCGCCCACGCAAGCAACCACTGCTATGAGAAGCCTAACCACCTCATCCGTCCACTTCATTCGGTGCCAAGGAGAACCCTTCTTACCCTTTCCTGAACTCTCGCCATTTCCATCATCCAAACTAGGTTCATCCTCTTCGCTCATATTGCCGGCATTCAACACACCAACCGCGGCCTTCCCCTTGCTGAAATTTGTTGGCACAACTCGTGGTGTCAAGCCCCCGACTTCCATCAGTCCAATGAGTTGGCCGCTGCCTTCAAGACCAGTCATGAGATTCACCGGCTGCCGATCGCTCATGGAAGAATGAGCCAGGTGGGTCTGTTGGTGCCTGTGCATTGAGGACTCCAGGTCTAACAACCCCCCACTCGACACCGACAAAAACCCGCCTCCCAAGCTCGAACTGTCCATCTCTCGCCACGCTAAACCTATCCGATATCTCCTAATAAGCCAAAAAAAGGGAGCAGCAGCATTCACAGAAGCTCCAAGCCAATTGGCTTCGTAACATCCTCGAATCAACCAATCAGCCTATTCGACTCTCTCCATTCATCTCAGAAACGAAATGGCCCGAAACCTCAAGTTAATACACGACTCTCCACCAAATCTCCTTCGATTTCCGAAATTGTGAGCAAacgaaagaggggaaaaaaaatggaatcagAAATCAGCAAGATCCACAAGAATATCTCGCTCCTCCTTCAACCATGGCGGAAATACAACCCACAAACCCCCTCGCAACGACTCGGACACAGAGGCGAGATCGTGCATCGTTTACCTCAAATTACCACAGAAATCTCGAAGAGCTCTTTTGCTACGGAATGGAAAGTCGCCGCAGCGGAGAGACACGGGGGGTATAAGGaaaacgaacgaacgaacgaacgaacaaGCGCCGAACGGAAAAGCTCGCCTCCGATCACCTTCAGGAGAAGAATTTCTCAGCCCATCCGACCGGGGAAGCGACCTGGTTGCATGTGCCTGCCTGAGTTTCGTTCGGGGGAGAGAGGGGCTCGCTTGTTGTCGGAAACAAAAGTGTCCAATTAAATGGGGACTGGTGTCGTACGCCGGGGAAACCGATCTCCGGTATGCGCCGTAATCCATCACgtcttttttactttatttcctATATGAATATAAGTTGCTACAAGAAAGTCTTctcagaaaatttcaaataaagccctaaaatatctttattttcttaaataaaaatttaaagtaaattttatctatcaaataagagcatgaaatgctctatttgttaaaaaaaaaaaaaagcctgaaatgaattttattttgaataagagtctaaaatgcccttttttgttttaaagaaatacataatcaaaagtatttttcatcatttacttttttttctttttagtttttccttttttttcccttttttgggcCCTTCCTTCTCCGATCCCAAGCGATGGCTCGCCAGCCACAAgtgagaaagaggaaaaaagataaaagaaagaaaaataaaaggacacaaaaaaagaaaaattttttttaaaagaaagtaaatgacaaaaatataattagGCTTTTCTTTGAAATAGTTAGAGCGCTTCAAGccgttatttgaaacaaaattcacttcaagactttattttaaaaaaaataagaatacttttgattttttatttgaaattttcccaatatTTTAGAACCAACGAGTAAAATTTATTCCTGATCAAATAATGCCTATCGCCCTAGAGGGATGACGTAGGTTACATGCATAATCTAGTGGGTGTAGACGGCCGGTCAAAacttattttccaattttcatttgTAAAAATCTCCCTTTTATAGGAGAATATTTCTTCTCGCCATCGCATATCAATCGACCCTGATATGATTATGTCGAATTTAGCGAGTGAAGTTTGCATATTTATTATGGCTATTGGGTATCGCTTTTCAACCGTAGAATAGGAAAAATTCACAACGTAATTAGCGTCCGAGAAATCATATTCCCTGCATTTTAGGCGATCCGACGTAGTTTCATGGAAAAGCCCAGATGGTGTCTGGCGCGACAAAATTCCTACCTAGTTTCATCAAAAGTACGTAAGGCTCCACCAGAGCTGAGCTATTCAATGATCGTCGTGCTTTGATTACCATTACATCCACTACCATTTACCCAAAGGTGAAGAGAAGCAAATAAGTCTCTACTATGCTAATAGGATTTTGCAACCGTGCGTCAAGTTGCTCGACAGAATTTGATTGCAATCTCGATCGCGATGCATCGGCGGGTTAGGCTTCTGAAATCGCAACTCCGAAGCAACGATCAGTCGAGGGAACACGAAATGACATTTGCAATCTGGAGCAGGAATTAGGGTGCATATCTAAAAGCAGTCTTAAAGGAGCGAGGCACTTGCATTACCTTCGCCCATGTACAGCTCCAATTGCAGAGATTAGATTATCACATTAGCAGACAGAAAAGATGGAACAGATGCAACCTGGGCTCGTCTCAAGCTGATTTGGGGCAATAGTTCTGGCCTTGAGTGTCGTGGACGTTCAGAGGCTTCTTGTAAGACTGCAATAGTAAAGAGGAACAGACCACGCTGAGGGAGGAAGCGGCCATGCAGGCGCCGGCAAGCCAAGGCGGTAGGCGGATCCCGGTGAATGGGTACAGGATGCCGGCAGCAATCGGCATGCCTAGGATGTTGTAGCCGAGGGCCCACACGTAATTTAGTCGGATGCGCGACATCGTCTTCCGGGACAGGTGGATGGCGGTGACCACGTCCTCCAGGTTGCTTTTGATGAGAACTATGTCAGCCGCTTCTATGGCAACGTCGGTGCCTGCACCGATCGCCATGCCAACATCTGCTGCAACCAAGGCCGGTGAATCGTTGATTCCATCTCCCACCATTGCCACTGTCATCCCTTTCTTCTGCATCAGATTTAAATTCTCAGTCGTCAAACCAATTTGTCCTTTACAAGATACGTAGCATATGCACGAATAGGGTACAAGGAGGGACAGCCTTCATCGAACAGAGAGTTGAGGCCCGTGGGCAGTATATTAGTAGCATAAGACAAAATAAACAGAAGACGGAGCCTTAAGAATCAAACTCATGACCTAAGCTCAAATAACGTTGGACGGTACTAAAAGCTAAAGCTTGTGGAAAAGTGGATTCTAAGATATCTTTGTTCAAAAGTCTCTGAATTCCTCAGTTGCCCGCTTGATTATGATCAAATGTCATGCATCGTGCTTAAGCCAAAACCAACCTATGACTAAGGAGAGTCGGAGTATTTGAATGTTTAAATTACGCATTTACCTATCAACTTAAGTTTTAGATGAGTTGGTAGTCATTGCACAACACTTCTACACTACACGGTCCAACCCTGTCAAATCCCAATATGATGCACAAATATGCCATCAAAACTGATGCATCATGATTTCAATTTTGTACAACTCTAGAAGGAATAGAACCACCTATGATGAGATCATGTTCATATTTATCGTATGAAACATGTCCACCCGTTATTAGGAACCTACTTCCAATCTAAAGAATCCTTGGCAACACGAAGTGCTCGCTCAAGACAACTATTTAAACTTCAACGATATAAGAATAACCATTTAAGATAGACGCAGTCCACTTTAGAACCAAGGCAAGATAAGGGTACCTGCAAATCTTTGATCCTGTCAGCCTTGCCCACCGGGTCTGTCTCAGCAAAAACCTTCTGGATACCGACTTGCTTTGATATAGCTATCGCTGTGGCCAAGTTATCACCGGTCACCATGATACTAGAGATGCCCATTGAGTGGAGAAAGGATATGACACGCCCAGCCTCTGGCTTTACTGGATCAGTTACAGCAAAAGCTCCGGCAATCTTTCCATCAATGGCAACAAGCACACAGCTACGAGCCATTTGCTCATTTTCTGAGATGTAGTCCTGAACCTCACGACCAATAGCCACATTAAAGGCCTGCATGAGCTTCCTGTTGCCGACTAGAACCACTTTTTCACCCACTTTTCCTCTCACCCCGGCTCCTGGGTGCACCTCAAAGTCCTTGACCTCTGCATTATGGTCAGTGCTGGATCCGAATTTCTTGCGCAGCCTCTTTGTGTGTTCCATGACAGCTTTTGCTATTGGGTGTTCACTATTCACCTAAGTATTACAGACAGCCAATGAATCACATAAAGAGCACTGCACCAAACCATTATTTCATCTACTATCAAATGAATGCGTATCTACTTGAACACAATTATCAAGGTCACTTCTTTGCAATATAAACAATTTCCACTGAAAGAGTAAAATGTTGAGATTGAATAGTGGCGTGTCAGAAGATCCTGAATTACACCCAATTCATAGGTTTTTTCCATTACCACTTTCTGCTTAGTGATCCAACTCTTTCATAGTAGGACACTATACTACAATAGAGAGACGCACCTCTGCAGCGGTAGCCAGGTCACAGAACTCCTCCATTGAGTAAGAGGAGAAGAGAACAGCACTAACCACCGCAGGCTTTCCAATAGTCAATGTCCCTGTCTTGTCAAACACCACTATTTTCACCtgtagaaaaaaaatgtaaatatattGCGTATAACAGAAGTTAAGatacaaataaaagaaattggaaagGAGCTCACAACAGATTCAAGCCATCTACTTACAGATTTATCCGTATGTCTAACTTCAACAACACGCACTTACAATCATTCTCAAGGAGATTGCAATTTGCAAATTAATACAAGGATTTGCTATCAATAGAACACTGTCCTCTATCTGTAGGacaggacaaaagaaaaaaatggttgGTGGCATTCATGTCTTAACAGAATATGTGGCTCAGAATACACCATCTGAACTATGAGGCAATTATTACTAACTAATGTAACCACCAGTGGAAAGGAAGTGAAAAGTACTTTCTTTAGCATACTTAAAGACATTCAAAATGACAATGTGGTAGGTGTTTACAGATCTGGTCATTCACCCCTTGAAACAACCTGGCTGCATAAAGAGAACCAACTACTAAAACGGATATTAAAACGTAAGACGACAGAAACAAGCAAGAAAGGCTTGTCTGGAATAGTAATACAGTGAACAAAGCAGCACAAATTCTTCAGGAGTGAATGAATGTCTGCATTTCCAAGTAAAGGTATTGCTCAGTTCCCAGATGATAGTTTCAAATCCTACCTTGTGTGCCTTTTCAAGTGCGTCTCCACCTTTGATAAGCACACCTTGTGAAGCACCCTTGCCAGTGGCAACCATGACAGCCGTGGGAGTTGCTAGTCCGAGGGCACAAGGACAGGCAACCACAAGCACGGATATACCAAACTGCAGAGCAAGTTCAAATCCATCCATTGCGTTTGGTATCCACCATTTAGGATAGAGACCAACTTCTCCAGGGATAAACCATCCCAGCCATGTAAAAAATGCCACCACAACCACCTGTATATAGAAGAGAAGAAATCATAATTAATTGATTGGCAAAGCAATATTATCGATCAACAAGGTAACTACATAAAGCAGGACCAAAGAAAGAGACTTACTGTTGGCACGAAAAATCTTGAAATTTGGTCTGCTAGTTTCTGAACAGGTGCTCTTGCAAGCTGAGCAGCTTCAACCAGTTGAACTATTTGAGAAAGTGCTGTCTCCGACCCAACATGAGTGGCCTTTACTAGTAAGCATCCATTCTCATTCATGGTTCCACCAATAACCTATGCATCCAAATAAAGGACAGGTGAGGTGCCAGTCAAAATTGCAGTGCAAATATAACTCCAGTACATGAGATGTTAAGCAAGAAGACTAGGCAATACCTTGTCACCTGGTCTTTTAGCAACTGGCGTAGCCTCCCCTGTGATCATACTTTCATTGACATGGCTTTGGCCAGTGATGACAATCCCATCAACAGGAACCTTTGAGCCAGGAATAATCTTGAATATGTCATTCCTTTGTATAAGTTGAGTACTAATTTCCTCCTCTGAAATAACATTCCCTTCATTATCCAAGTTAACCAAACAAGCTGTATCAGGTGCCAGATCAGTCAACTTGGCTAAAGCATCTGAGGTTTTCCCTTTGGCTACAATCTCCAGATATTTTCCCAAGAGAATAAAGGATATCAACATGGAACTTGTTTCAAAAAAGTCTTGCCCTTCAAACTTATCAGAAGTCAATGCCTTTATCATGATATATACAGAATAAAAGTAAGCAGCATTGGTTCCCAATGCAACCAGAACATCCATATTAGCTGATTTTCGTCTCAATGCATGGTATGCCCCCacataaaacctagaaaatatCCAAAATCAGAAAAGTTAGATGATTCTCGGAAGCGACCTTAACATCATATGCCATCCAATAGACAACTTCTTAAGTGTGAAAACTCGACACAACACAATCAATAATTAtttgggaaaacattttcttaccTTCGGCCAATGACAAACTGCACTGGGCTGCAAAGTAACCATCTCAGGAGCATCCCGATGCTGAGCATGTTGTATATCTTATACTCTAACCAGTTCCCATAAGGATGAAGCATCGGAAGTACCATAGAGAATACGAAAACTGGAACTGAAAAGAGGCAGCTTAACAAGAATTGGTTTCTATATATCCGTACTTCCTCTTGTTGCTCGGATTCTCTACGTCTGGGAGCAATATAGAGGCTTGCGTTGTACGATTTAGACCCGTGGCTAGCTTCTTTTATGCAACGTATTAGGGACCTTGGACCAGTAAGGTCTGGGTCATAGGCAATGACGACCTTTTCTTCTGCCAAATCCATCTCAACTTCATTCACACCTTCAGCTGACTCAAGGGTGGTCTGAATAATAGCTGCATCTTCTGGGTAATTCACTCCTTCAACTTTCAAATGCACTTTGTTCAGATCATTACCCGTTGTGATGAGATCAGCCCCAAACCCAGCATCTTCTACAGCTTCAATAATGCGGTTGGTATCGATAATGTTTTTATCATAGTGGACCTTTGCTTCTTCTAGAGCTAGACCAACCACAGCTTTTTTTACTCCATCAACCATTGAAAGGGCACGTTCAACAGACTCGGAGCAGCTAGTGCATGCCATTCCTTTGATTCTAAGACGACATACAACAATATCTCGTTCTGGAAATTCTGAAACTGCAAAACCTGCTTCCTCGATGCACTCCTTAATCTTTCTTGCCTAATAAGAGAGCCATAAATTTGTCATTTCTCATTAATAAGGCAGAATAAATGGATCACGAGCAAAATAGAGAGCACATCTTATAAAAGTACAATTTGAGAGAAGAAAGGCAGATACAAAGACAGACAGACAGATAGGTACTTCCTTATCATTGATACAACTTTCTCTGGCGTTTGTAAGGTTTTGGGAAAATTCACAAAGATAAAGTTCATGTCTTCTCAACACAAATCCATCTCCAGAACTTGTTATCATAAAATTGTAACCCACATGATAAACTAAAAACATTCTCGCAGAAATGTCATTAGGCAAGCGCGCAATATTTGGGCTATCAACTTGATCCACAAAACTCTTGATAGATGAACTCAATGTCTGCAATTTCTTGCTCTTCAAAATTATTTTGGTGCTAACAAATGGGGATGATCTAGACTTACTATCCCAAGTCACATAAGAGGAGAAATAACAGCTGCCATTTCTAGTGAAATTCAGATGATGTTCAAGTTCATAATTTGAAAAGACAACAAGGAGAGAAGAGGTTGCAAATAACTCACACGTAATCTAATTGAACAAAGGGATGTAAAAAAGAGTATGCCTTAGTGTCTCACTGTATGAAGAACAGCATGGATTGATTGTTACAGCTGACTTACATTTACAAGCTCGGGAATATATGTCACTGCAGCATGGCCTTGAAGTGGGGACACCAACACACTCTCAACTCCATTAAGCTTTCCAACAGCTGATTCTATAGAAACTGCGCAGGACGCACACTTGATATCACCTACTCTGAATGAAATACTCTGTACTCTGTCATCTTTACTATGATCTGTCGTGCTTGAAGAGGCAGTCACACTATCAGTAGGTTGCCACAGAGGCACCCTGAGGTCATCCTTCCCATTTAATTCCATCTTAATCTTTCAAACAGTTCTGTTTGACTAATCCTGCaaaagcaaaattaacaaaacagtGGAGTTACATGATCTTGCCTTTCTATAGCTAAATTAAAATTGTAGTACGTCCATGCAGTGATTACAGGGTTCGAAAGAAAACAGCCGAAAGATCTATCTATCACCATTGCCAATTATAGCAAAAATGCTATTGCCTGGAACTccaattttcattttgcttgcTGGTGGCAGCTTAAGCAACCGTTACTTGGTCTATGCAGCTCGGTATAGTACAAGGAGTGAAAGAATATTGCTGATAGATTTATTTAGTCTCACCAATGCCAGATATAGCGAAAATGCCGAAGCACAGAACCCCAATTTCCGTCATctccaaaaaataaaaccagCGACAGACATGATGTTTATCGCTATTGCGATGCATTCCACAACTACAAAATACTCACGAAACAAACTGCAGCGCATCGACTCTATAAAGCAGAACGAGCAAACAGAAGTTCAAGTTGGAGGACTTTGTATCCGCAAGCAATGATCAGGTCAAAACAGAGCAGCAAACAAGCATCCGCTCTAGACGCGAGACCCGGCCTCGAGACAAACAAAGCAAAGCACCAGACACCATCGGACAGAGGGAAGCCCCCGCGAGAAGAACGGAGCACGGGGGCAGCAACCAAACAGGAGTTCCATATATAACACCAAAAAAGGCGGAGGGCGAGCGCGTAAAACGCACGTACCGAAAGGAGTCCCGTGTCCTTCCACCACCTGCTGgctcgatcgagagagagagagagagagagtgggggcaAAAAAGCGAAAAAGCTAAAGCGAAGAGAGAGGCGGTCTGTGGATGGAAAGAGCGATGGGGATCGATCGCATTAAAGCTCCGGCTCTGCGAATTCTAGGGTTtccgcagagagagagagaggagggagagggacgAAACGGACAGAAAGTGCGGCAGAGACAGAGATGGAGGGATGAAGAGCCGTGACTCGCTCGCTCCAAAAAATCATTGAATTTTTCCCCgactctttttttaaatttttgaatctttaacgtcttcttcttcttctccttctccttctccttctcggCTGTCGTGTTTTCGTGGGCTATTCGGGTTCCCTCTATAACCATAACCGCCATCGCCCGCCCACCACGCTCGCGGGGGGACGTGAAATCCCGATCCCGCCCCTGCTTGCGCCCCCCACCGTCTTCTCGTTCCCACGCTCCGCGTAGCTTCCCTCCCTTTTAATCTCTTTCCACACGCAATTGacttggtccaatttaatccaattttttgatttttttttttatttgttggtCAACCGATGGCACTGCCCACGGATCGGTGACCCGAGTCAGCGCCCTTGGCACCGGAGGTCTCGAGTCCGAGCCTAGAAGCTCCGAGCTCGGCCTTGAGATCCTTGGCCCGGGCATCCGGATCTCTCGGCTCTAGCCCGCATCCCCGTCCTCGGTCCTCGAAGTCCTAGGCCTATTTTCCAAAGGTCCCGGGACGAAGCGCCTAGGTCCTGCGTCCGGAGATCGCTTGGACTCGAGGGTCCAATCCTAATATAGGAATTGATCCTTCGTGCATCTCACTCACATGCATCACCGGGTTTTATGAGTCCCATACATGGATATCTCATCTCATGGTGAatgtgacaaaaataaattccCAATATGAGTTCTTAGGCTAGTCTTGAATTGTCAAGTTAGGCAATGGCTCCAAACAAGTTATGAGGTCATAATCACCGTAAGTGATGGTAGAAAAAACGATACGGTTAcctaattttatgatttttgttaaTTGACTCCCGAGTAATTTACCCGTGTGTAGCCAACAACGTAATAgaaatcaaaattggccaagtCCATCGGAAACAATCGGTAAATTAAATTTGAACGCTTTTATAATAGAAAATGGGGATCTATTTTATTCCTCGGCTTGTAAAGAGTAATGTCATATCATTTATAAAAGTGTGAACGAACTTTCGTATCAATTCAAATTGATATCCTGGCGAACAAACCGCCCTTTTTAACACATATGCTTCCGTCAGATTAGACCAATTCACACGTGTTCTTTACTCCTAGTGCAGTCAAAGTGACATAGCTTTTACACGGCCAATTGACTGACAAGCCCACGCGTCATGTTGTGAGTAGCTCAAAaattaatgatatttttttaccataaaagtcAAATGCCATAAGTTAAAATTGCCAGAGAAAATAAGGAACAACTACAATGACACCGGATATTTACGTTATTCGACCCGATTGTCGATGCTTGCTTCTTGGGAAAAATCGGCCGCCGAGAAATTCACTATGAATCCATACAACATAGAGTTTATAATGAGCGTTAATCGGCTCTAAATTACACTCAAAGCAAAAAATCACAATCTTTTATAGAGACTTCATTCAGAAAAATAGCGATAAAATTCAAGCTAGTAAAAACCAAAATAATATTGTGAAAATTTTATAGTCAACTGATGTGCGGATTTAAATCATTGAAAAAGCAAAGGATACAAGGGAATACTTTGCAACCCTCTTGCATTTAGATTCCAAAGACGATACCTATCTAGATTATCCGATAATTATCTTGCTTATCATAAGATTAGAATTTTGTCAATCCATAATATTTCAATTCAATAATTTATCTTAAAAATTCAACATGATCATTGCATGAAACTTGTCATTAAAGTTAAAgtctacaataaaaaaaattcgaaacccTTGATCCCTATGCTCGAGGCACATTCAGGATTAGACGTAATTCTTCGAAGTTCCAACCAATTCTCGACATAAAATACATTTATCGGTACTCATTTGATTTAAAATACCTCAAAATAAACATTCGAATCATATCGATATcggttgcaaaaaaaaaaaaaccaacaaaaacaacaataattacaaaaaaaaaaaaaaaaaaagccattcaACTAGGAAGGCTAGCAATGCACCTTTCTGAATTACCCAAATGAGCAGTATCATTAGACAGATAAGCTATCCATAAATTCCCACAATTGAGGAAAGCCCGTCCCAGTCAAACGTCATGGTCCAGAGAATCTTCTGCCCCTCCGACCACGCCTGCTCCAATCCCACGTTCTTAAAAGCTCACTAAT is a window from the Rhodamnia argentea isolate NSW1041297 chromosome 8, ASM2092103v1, whole genome shotgun sequence genome containing:
- the LOC115735271 gene encoding uncharacterized protein LOC115735271 → MDSSSLGGGFLSVSSGGLLDLESSMHRHQQTHLAHSSMSDRQPVNLMTGLEGSGQLIGLMEVGGLTPRVVPTNFSKGKAAVGVLNAGNMSEEDEPSLDDGNGESSGKGKKGSPWHRMKWTDEVVRLLIAVVACVGDDGAAEEGFRRKAGILQKKGKWKTVSKIMISRGCHVSPQQCEDKFNDLNKRYKRLNDILGRGTSCRVVENPALMDSMPQLSAKAKEDVRKILSSKHLFYKEMCAYHNGQKIPNCQDFDVQAYSLHLERGSKDDNVSDEEAEDNEDCDDEDDDDGLDDEDDNGVEGCRGKVCESNKRKMIEEDGPSWPQCSRQEDLQFEMADIFQDPSKTPWERKEWIKRQMLLLQEQSVSIQAQSFELEKQRFKWLRYCSKKNREMERLRLENERMKLENERGFLELKHKELEINSRRSEASFDPTSHGIDRFQGRDHIELSRHQ
- the LOC115735437 gene encoding copper-transporting ATPase HMA4-like, which codes for MELNGKDDLRVPLWQPTDSVTASSSTTDHSKDDRVQSISFRVGDIKCASCAVSIESAVGKLNGVESVLVSPLQGHAAVTYIPELVNARKIKECIEEAGFAVSEFPERDIVVCRLRIKGMACTSCSESVERALSMVDGVKKAVVGLALEEAKVHYDKNIIDTNRIIEAVEDAGFGADLITTGNDLNKVHLKVEGVNYPEDAAIIQTTLESAEGVNEVEMDLAEEKVVIAYDPDLTGPRSLIRCIKEASHGSKSYNASLYIAPRRRESEQQEEVRIYRNQFLLSCLFSVPVFVFSMVLPMLHPYGNWLEYKIYNMLSIGMLLRWLLCSPVQFVIGRRFYVGAYHALRRKSANMDVLVALGTNAAYFYSVYIMIKALTSDKFEGQDFFETSSMLISFILLGKYLEIVAKGKTSDALAKLTDLAPDTACLVNLDNEGNVISEEEISTQLIQRNDIFKIIPGSKVPVDGIVITGQSHVNESMITGEATPVAKRPGDKVIGGTMNENGCLLVKATHVGSETALSQIVQLVEAAQLARAPVQKLADQISRFFVPTVVVVAFFTWLGWFIPGEVGLYPKWWIPNAMDGFELALQFGISVLVVACPCALGLATPTAVMVATGKGASQGVLIKGGDALEKAHKVKIVVFDKTGTLTIGKPAVVSAVLFSSYSMEEFCDLATAAEVNSEHPIAKAVMEHTKRLRKKFGSSTDHNAEVKDFEVHPGAGVRGKVGEKVVLVGNRKLMQAFNVAIGREVQDYISENEQMARSCVLVAIDGKIAGAFAVTDPVKPEAGRVISFLHSMGISSIMVTGDNLATAIAISKQVGIQKVFAETDPVGKADRIKDLQKKGMTVAMVGDGINDSPALVAADVGMAIGAGTDVAIEAADIVLIKSNLEDVVTAIHLSRKTMSRIRLNYVWALGYNILGMPIAAGILYPFTGIRLPPWLAGACMAASSLSVVCSSLLLQSYKKPLNVHDTQGQNYCPKSA